GACAGCCGTGCGGGTGGATGCAAGCTGGGCCACGCAGGCGCAGACGATCCAGGGCTTTTCCGAGTTCCTTGCGCCAGACATGATCCTGCGGGAGCCCAACCTCGGCACGGAGCTCGCGATGCTGTGCGAGCTTGTGGGTGAGGAGCCGCCGGAGCTGCCGGCTACGGCCGGGACCCACACGATCCCCCTCGCAGAGATCTACGACGACCGCCTCGAGGCGCGCGCGCGGGATGTCTATCAGCGGGATTACCTGACCTTCGGCTTCGCAGACTGGCAGCCGTAAGGCGCTGGGCCAGCGGGTGGCCGGTGCTAGGCGGCGGCGATGGCCGGGGCCTGCGCAAGAATGCCGTGGAGCGCCGCCGCGTTGCGATTGGAGCGCAGCTTTTCACAGACGCTCTCATTGCGCAGCGTGCGCGCCACCAGTGCGAGGGCCTTCAGATGCTCTGCACCTGCTTCCTCGGGCGCAAAGAGGCAAAAGACGAGGTCCACCGGTTGCTTGTCCACCGCCTCGAAGCTCAGGGGCTTGTCGAGGCGGATGAAGACGCCGAGCACGCTGTCGATCCCGCTCACACGGGCATGGGGGAGCGCGACGCCGTGGCCCACGCCCGTCGGGCCCAGGTTCTCGCGCTCCATGAGCGCTTCCACGGCTGACGGGAGCGACACGCCATAGGCATCGATCGCGAGGTCCACGGCGTCGTGGAACAAGCGCTTCTTCGACGTCACTTGCCCCAACACCTTCACGGCCTCGGGCTTGAGGATGCTCAACAAATCCATGTCCTTGCGGCTCTTCTGCTCCGGCTTTCGGCGATATCAGCCCGTCTGCGTGGGGTCGATCCAGCCGATATTGCCATCGTCGCGGCGGTAGACGACGTTTGTCCGCCCCGCGGTCTCATTCTTGAATACCAATACGGGCGAGCCCGCGAGTTCCATTTGCATGACGGCCTCGCCTACGGAGAGGGCCGGTATTTGCGTTTCTGTCTCCGCGACGATGATGGGCTGCAGGCTTTCGGGCTCCGCTCCCTCTCCCTCGTCGGTTGAGCTGGCGAGGATATACGAGGCTCCGCCAGAGAGTTCAACGGGGGTTGCACGCTCTTTGTGATGGTCCTTGAGGCGCCGTTTGTAGCGCCGGAGCTGCTTGTCCATTTTCTCAAGTGCCGCCTCGAAAGAGGCATAGATATCAACGGCCTGACCGCGCGCTTGCACCGTCAGACCAGTGGAAAGATGGACCACTGCCTCGCAGGCGTGTTCATGGGCTGACTTCGAAAAGACCACCGTGGCGTCCGTCGGTCGACCCGCATACTTGCCCAGTGTCGCGCTGAGCTCGCTCTCCACATGGGTTTGAAGTGCCGAACCGATATCGATCTGTTTGCCGGTGATCTGGTAGCGCATGGGGCCTCTCTTTCATCGTCGCACGTCTCCACAGGGCGGGACATACCGCCGGGGGAAGCTAGCGTAGGGGAGTGAGCGTGGTCCCGGGCCCAATGCCACGCGCAGTCCGGGTGGGCTGCGATGTGGTGGGGCGTCCTAGGGTGCCTTGCATACCTTTAATGTGGGGATCAGGGGGGCGGTCTGTCAATCCAAAGAGTGTTAATGGCTCAGAAACGGAAGTTCTGGCCGAGATAGACGCGGCGGACATTTTCGTCTTCCACGATCTCCTTGGTGGTGCCGGACATGAGCACCTTGCCGTCGTGCAGAATGTAGGCGCGGTCCACGATGCCGAGCGTTTCCTGGACGTTGTGGTCGGTGATGAGGACGCCGAGGCCCCGACTCTTGAGCGCGTTCACGAGGCCGCGGATCTCGCCCACCGCGATGGGATCGACGCCCGCGAACGGCTCGTCGAGGAGAAGGTACTTGGGATTGGCCGCGAGGCAGCGGGCGATCTCCACCCGGCGCCGTTCACCGCCCGAAAGCGCGAGGGCCGGCGCGCGGCGAAGATGCTCGATGGAGAATTCGGCGAGAAGCTCTTCCAGACGGCGGTCCCGCGTCTTGCGCTTGGGTTCTGCGATCTCGAGGATCGCCATGATATTGTCTTCCACGTTGAGCCCGCGAAAGATCGACATTTCCTGCGGCAGGTAGCCGATCCCCTGGGCCGCGCGGCGGTACATGGGCAGCGCGCTGACATCACGCCCATCGACGGAGACCTGCCCGGCTTCCGCGTCCACCAGGCCTGCGATGGCGTAAAAGCAGGTCGTCTTGCCGGAGCCGTTGGGCCCGAGCAGCGCCACAACTTCGCCCCGCGCGAGGGAAAGGCTCACATCGCGAATGACGAGCTTCTTGCGATAGCTCTTGCGTAGGTTGCGGACAACAAGGCCTGACTGGCCCTCGGTGATGCTGAGCTCGGGCTTATTCATCGGCATCATTGGGCTGCAAGACGGTGCGGACACGGCCCTCCAGAAGCGCTGTGCCGCTGGAAAGGTCCACCCGCATACGCTCGGCGGAGACGGCGCTGCGGCCCTGGCTCAGGAGAACGTCGCCGGTGAGCAGCATCTCGTCCGCGCTCAGCGTGTAGAGCGCGGTCGTGGCTTCCACCTCCTCCTCAGGGGTGACGACGATGACACCTCCTTCGGCGAGAATGGTGTCGATTCCGCCCGCCTCCGTGTAGGTGACCGTCACTTGCGGCGCCGAGAGGCGGAGGTCGCCCTGGCCGATGGTCACGGCGCCGGTGAGGAGGGCCCTGCCGTCTTCCTGATCGATCGACATGCTGTCGGCGGCGATCTCGATGGCCTCGTCGGCATCCTGGTCAAAGCCCGCGAAGGCGACCTGCAAGCCTTGCGCGAAAGCGCCCGAGGCCACGCAAATCACAGCAATCGTCACCCAAGCCCGCATGGCACCACCTCTCAATTCTCGGCCTGATATAGCAGCCGCACCGCGCCTTGGAAAACGATCCGGTGCGGCGCGTCGGCGGATGGGCGCGTCATCTCCATCCGGTCCGCCGTCACCCGGCCGAAGGGCGCGTCAGCTTCCACCGGCCCGTGGGTGGTGAGATCCGCCGTGCCAAGGTCCACGTCGAGGCCCGCGGTTTCCACGCGCATCCCGTCGGAGGTCTCGAGCACGGTGTCACCCTCAAGGCGGGCGCGCCCGATCTCGTTGTCGATTTCGGCCGTCAGCGCCCGCGCCGTGAGCACGACATGGTCGGCCGTCTCTAGCCGCGCGTCCATCGTCTCCAGCGTGAAGCGGTCGCGGCCGGTCAGGTCCGGTATGACGGAGGTCCCGGTGAGCGTGATCGCCGTGCCGTCTTCCGTGACGCCCGCGAAATAGGGCGAACTGACCCGCTGCTCTTCGGCGAGGCGCTCCACGTCGAGCTCGGCATAGGGGATCGATTGCGTGGGATCGACCTCTCCGGAGAAGAAGAACAGCGTGGACAGAAGCCCGAGCGCGCCGAGGGGCAGGAGGACGCGGAGCGCACTGACCATACGGGTATAGCCATCGTTCCGCCGCGCCATCAGCCGAGCCCGATCCTGAGGCAGTCATGGATATGGATGAGGCCCACCGGGCGCTCTGCTTCGGTCACGAAGAGGCAGGTGATCTTGCGCTCGTTCATCTGTGCGAGTGCCTCTTCGGCGAGCGCATCGGCCCGGATGCTTCGCGGTGCGTGCGTCATGACTTCGCCGGCGGTTTTTTCGAGGAGGCCGTCGAGATGCCTGCGCAGATCACCGTCGGTGACGATGCCCTCCAGCGCGCCGTCCTCGGCGGCTACGCCCACGACGCCGAAGCCCTTCTGCGAGATCGTGAGAAGCGCCTCGCCCATGGGCGTATCCGCCGCGATCAAGGGCAGGGCCTCCCCTGTATGCATGAGGTCGCCCACGCGGGCGAGACGTGCGCCGAGTTTGCCGCCGGGGTGGAACTCGCGGAAGTTGGCGGGCGTGAATTGCCGGTGCTCCATGAGCGCGACGGCGAGCGCGTCGCCCAGCGCGAGCGTCATGGTCGTCGTCGAGGTCGGCACATGGCCCGTCCCGCAGGCTTCCTCCACTTTGGGCAGCACTAGAGCCACATCCGCCTGCCTGAGCAGCGAGGAGGCCGGATTCGACGCCACCCCGATGAGCGGGATCGAAAAGCGGCGGGTATAGGCGACGACATCCACGAGCTCCGGCGTCTCCCCGCTATTGGACAGCACAAGCGCCACGTCGCCCTGCGCCATCATGCCGAGGTCGCCGTGGGAGGCCTCCGCAGGATGCACGAACTGCGCGGGCGTGCCGGTGGAGGCGAAGGTCGCCGCGATCTTGCGCGCGATGTGGCCCGATTTGCCCATGCCGCAGACGATGACGCGGCCCCTGGCGCCCAGCAGCGTTTCCACCGCCGCGCCGAAGCTCTCATCGATCCCGTTGGCCAGAGCGCCTAGCGCAGCGCCTTCGATCCGGATCACGCGACGGGCGGTTTCGAGGAACTCTTCTCGGGTCATCGGGGCCTCAGGAATGGGCGAAGATATCGGTGTCTGGCCAGCCCATGAGATCGAGCTTCGCACGCATGGGCAGGAAGTCGAAACAGGCCTCTGCCACCTGCATCCGCCCCTCGCGCTCCAGCCGCTCGTTGAGCTTCTCGCGGAGTTGGTGGAGGTAGAGGACATCGGAGGCCGCATAGGCCTGCTGCGCGTCGGTGAGCTCCGTCGCGCCCCAATCGCTCATCTGCTGCTGTTTCGAGACGTCGACATCGATGAGCTCGGACGTGAGGTTCTTGAGGCCGTGGCGGTCCGTGTAGGTCCGCACGAGGCGGCTGGCGATCTTGGTGCAGTAGACTGGCGCGGCCAGCGCGCCGAAGGCGTTGTACATCGCGGCGATGTCGAAGCGCCCGAAGTGAAAGAGCTTGAGCACCGTGGGATCTCGCAAAAGCGCGGCGAGGTTGGGCGCGTCTGTCTGACCCTTTTCCACCTGCACGAGGTGCGCGGTACCATCCCCCGACGACAGCTGCACAACGCAGAGCCTGTCACGGTGCGGGTTGAGCCCCATCGTCTCGCAATCGATGGCCACCATGGGCCCGAGGTCGAGCCCGTCGGGCAGGTCGCGCTTGTGGAGGGTGATCGTCATGGTTCGCCTCATCTAGGGTCGGCGCTGCATCTACGCCACCGCCCTTCCTGTCAAGGCGCGGGGCCGGTAGGCTCCGGCCATGACGCCGAACCCTCCCGACGCCGAGATTGCCCGCATCCTGACGGGTGTGACGCGCATCGCGCTGGTGGGGGCGTCGGACAATCCGGCACGGGCCTCCCATGGCGTGGGCACGTTCCTTGCCCGCCGCGGCGCTCGAGTCGTGCCCGTCAATCCCGCTTTGGTGGGCCAATCCCTTTTTGGCGTACCGGCCGTGGCCACCCTGGCGGAGGCCGGTCCCGTGGAGATGGTCGACGTCTTTCGCCGCTCAGATGCCGTGCCCGGGGTCGTAGATGAGGCACTGGGCCTCGTGGGGCTCGAGGTGATCTGGCTTCAGCTCGGCGTCGTTCACGAAGAGGCGGCGGCCCGGGCGCGGGCGCGCGGAATCACGGTCGTGCAGGATAGATGCCCAAAGATCGAGGTGGCGCGACTAGGTCTCTAGCCAGCGGGGCGCGGCGCGCCGGCGCGGACGGCGCCCCCAGACGCAGCCCAAGACGAAGCGCAGTGGATCGAGGGGTGTCATCGGTCTTTTCTCCAGTATCGCCGACCACCTATCGCAGGATCATATCCGTTTTGTGACATTCCCCTGGCCGGGGCGCCGGGGTATGCGGGCTTCATGGCGGACCCCCTCGATATCTTTCTCGTCTGCGTGCCGGGCCTCGAGGACGCGCTGCTCGACGAGGCCCTCGCGCTTGGCTTTGGGCCGGCGTCCCGGGTCCATGGCGGGGTGTCGCTGAAGGGCGGCTTGGAGGATGTCTGGCGCGCCAATCTCTGGCTCCGCGGGGCCACGCGGGTCCTTGTCCGGCTCGGCAGCTTCCCGGCGCGGACGCTGGCGGATCTCGAACATCAGGGCGCGCGCTTCCCTTGGCACGCGCACCTCGCGGCGCGCGAGCCCGTGCGGCTCGACGTCACCTGCCGGAAGTCGAAGATCGCCCATGCGGG
The genomic region above belongs to Pseudomonadota bacterium and contains:
- the lptC gene encoding LPS export ABC transporter periplasmic protein LptC, encoding MARRNDGYTRMVSALRVLLPLGALGLLSTLFFFSGEVDPTQSIPYAELDVERLAEEQRVSSPYFAGVTEDGTAITLTGTSVIPDLTGRDRFTLETMDARLETADHVVLTARALTAEIDNEIGRARLEGDTVLETSDGMRVETAGLDVDLGTADLTTHGPVEADAPFGRVTADRMEMTRPSADAPHRIVFQGAVRLLYQAEN
- a CDS encoding CoA-binding protein — translated: MTPNPPDAEIARILTGVTRIALVGASDNPARASHGVGTFLARRGARVVPVNPALVGQSLFGVPAVATLAEAGPVEMVDVFRRSDAVPGVVDEALGLVGLEVIWLQLGVVHEEAAARARARGITVVQDRCPKIEVARLGL
- a CDS encoding KpsF/GutQ family sugar-phosphate isomerase, with amino-acid sequence MTREEFLETARRVIRIEGAALGALANGIDESFGAAVETLLGARGRVIVCGMGKSGHIARKIAATFASTGTPAQFVHPAEASHGDLGMMAQGDVALVLSNSGETPELVDVVAYTRRFSIPLIGVASNPASSLLRQADVALVLPKVEEACGTGHVPTSTTTMTLALGDALAVALMEHRQFTPANFREFHPGGKLGARLARVGDLMHTGEALPLIAADTPMGEALLTISQKGFGVVGVAAEDGALEGIVTDGDLRRHLDGLLEKTAGEVMTHAPRSIRADALAEEALAQMNERKITCLFVTEAERPVGLIHIHDCLRIGLG
- a CDS encoding PTS sugar transporter subunit IIA, with translation MDLLSILKPEAVKVLGQVTSKKRLFHDAVDLAIDAYGVSLPSAVEALMERENLGPTGVGHGVALPHARVSGIDSVLGVFIRLDKPLSFEAVDKQPVDLVFCLFAPEEAGAEHLKALALVARTLRNESVCEKLRSNRNAAALHGILAQAPAIAAA
- the lptB gene encoding LPS export ABC transporter ATP-binding protein encodes the protein MNKPELSITEGQSGLVVRNLRKSYRKKLVIRDVSLSLARGEVVALLGPNGSGKTTCFYAIAGLVDAEAGQVSVDGRDVSALPMYRRAAQGIGYLPQEMSIFRGLNVEDNIMAILEIAEPKRKTRDRRLEELLAEFSIEHLRRAPALALSGGERRRVEIARCLAANPKYLLLDEPFAGVDPIAVGEIRGLVNALKSRGLGVLITDHNVQETLGIVDRAYILHDGKVLMSGTTKEIVEDENVRRVYLGQNFRF
- a CDS encoding ribonuclease H-like domain-containing protein, whose amino-acid sequence is MTITLHKRDLPDGLDLGPMVAIDCETMGLNPHRDRLCVVQLSSGDGTAHLVQVEKGQTDAPNLAALLRDPTVLKLFHFGRFDIAAMYNAFGALAAPVYCTKIASRLVRTYTDRHGLKNLTSELIDVDVSKQQQMSDWGATELTDAQQAYAASDVLYLHQLREKLNERLEREGRMQVAEACFDFLPMRAKLDLMGWPDTDIFAHS
- the raiA gene encoding ribosome-associated translation inhibitor RaiA, encoding MRYQITGKQIDIGSALQTHVESELSATLGKYAGRPTDATVVFSKSAHEHACEAVVHLSTGLTVQARGQAVDIYASFEAALEKMDKQLRRYKRRLKDHHKERATPVELSGGASYILASSTDEGEGAEPESLQPIIVAETETQIPALSVGEAVMQMELAGSPVLVFKNETAGRTNVVYRRDDGNIGWIDPTQTG
- a CDS encoding LptA/OstA family protein gives rise to the protein MRAWVTIAVICVASGAFAQGLQVAFAGFDQDADEAIEIAADSMSIDQEDGRALLTGAVTIGQGDLRLSAPQVTVTYTEAGGIDTILAEGGVIVVTPEEEVEATTALYTLSADEMLLTGDVLLSQGRSAVSAERMRVDLSSGTALLEGRVRTVLQPNDADE